In Phaseolus vulgaris cultivar G19833 chromosome 3, P. vulgaris v2.0, whole genome shotgun sequence, the sequence tagGATGGAGGCACAAGAACCTAAACTTGAGAAGGAAGAATTTTGTTgagaagaacacttataaacAAACTTCACATGCAACAGTTCACAGAAAAATATCcaaccttttttttatatataaatatggcACATATGACAGTTGTGTTATTCACTCAATGCCGAGTAAATCACCATGGACCAAGCTCTTGGTAAAGAAAAACTTCACGGACCTTGCATGGGTTATATAAAAAGCACTCTGCCCTGAAACCAAATGAAGCATGACTTGGTacataaaaatcaatattttatcaCCATGGACCTTGGTCAAAAAAAACTTCACGAACCTTGTATGCCTTTTCAGAGAATATATTTATGCATGCATGGATCATCTAAAAAGTATTGTGCCCATTAAACTAAATAAAACATAGCATAAtacataaatacatattttaatatatcaattATCTTTTCAATTTCTAATGAATAgtttaagttataataaaattattttaagtgtTTAATTATCACTGGACTcttttgagataaaaaaaagaatacgaaaaattttaaattacccCGTAAACAGTGATTACTTATTTGAATTACTTATTTGAATACTGGATTAGTACAGTAGCCTTACCAACATTGCTCACGCCACTGTGTCACAAATTCAAATGTGGGATTTCATTTGATATGAATGCGGTTGTTATAATTCCAATCTACATTCACTAGCTTCATCACTGTTCTTTGAATTGGAATCCCATGTTCATTGTTTACACCCACACAACTCTTGGTTGTGCCAAGGTTTTCGCTTTCACAACCCTAAAATGGAGTCCTCTTCTCCAACTCCAATTTCCCAATTTCCAATTCTGCACTGccacctccacctccacctCCCACTCACGCTCCTTTGTGGTTTCATACCTCATTAACAACTGTGCCTTCTCCCAAGAAACCGCTCTCAAAGCTTCCCGCAAGCTTCATTTTTCGAAACCCCAAAAGCCTGATTCTGTTCTCTCCTTCTTCCGAAACCACGCCTTCTCAAACTCTCATATATCTCATATCCTCCAAAGACAGCCCGGGCTACTTTCATGCAACACCCAAAAGACGCTGTTGCCAAAGTTTGAATTTTTGCGTTCAAAAGGTGCTTCCTCCCTTGACGTTATCCACGTCGTGACCGCCTGCCCTAATTTTCTCCGACGAAGCTTGAAGAGTCATATAATCCCAACATACGAATTTGTAAGAGGTTTCCTCCAAACCTTGTTTACAGAGAAGCAAATCATTGATTTCCTCATTCAGAATCCTTTTTTACTTTATGACGGGCGTGTGGCACCTAACGTCAAATTGTTGCTTGATAGTGGAGTTACCCACTCAGAAATGGTTAAATTGCTCCAGAGATGGCCTCGTGTACTCTACTCTGGCAACTTATCAAAGGCAGTTCAGGAATTGAAGCAAGTGGGCTTCGATGCTTCACTTTCAACTTTCTCCGTAGCATTGCTTGCCAAAAGGACCGTAAACGAAAGCAAATGGGACGAGAAGATTGACACTTATAAGAGGTGGGGGTGGTCCCAAGAACAAGTTCTTCTAGCATTTAGGAGGCATCCTTTTTGTATGTTGGCATCCCGTGATAAAATTAATGCAGTGATGAGTTTTTGGGTGGAGCAGGCAGGTTTCAATTCTGTGGACCTTGTCAAAACTCCTGGAATTATTTCACTGAGTCTCCGGAAAAGGATTGCTCCGAGGGCTTGTGTCTTGCAGTTCCTTATCTCAAAAGGTCTGGTACGGAACGGTGCAAGCTTAACTGTACCATTTGTTCTGACTGAGAAGTTGTTCCTGGACAAATATGTGAAACGTTTTAAGGAGGATTCTTCTCATCTTTTAAAGCTGTACACAGAAAATACGATTCTTGGAAATGATAATGACAACACTTGTAGGTGAACTTGTCTTCAGGTTTGTTATTTCTTAGAGATCTTCCCTGcagaattttgttatgtttttcaaaaacaacatgGTTCATATGCAGATGATTTTTGTCATTAGCCTCACCTAGAAATTTGTGAATTGTTTTATGAAAGAATCTCGTCATGTGTAGAAACAGTGAAGTAAAATTTGTCTAAAGAGACTTATTGTCTTTGGCTTATTGCAATGGCTTCAGTTATCCGGGATCTTCTATCAACGTGTTTGATTATACCAC encodes:
- the LOC137806899 gene encoding transcription termination factor MTERF8, chloroplastic-like; protein product: MFIVYTHTTLGCAKVFAFTTLKWSPLLQLQFPNFQFCTATSTSTSHSRSFVVSYLINNCAFSQETALKASRKLHFSKPQKPDSVLSFFRNHAFSNSHISHILQRQPGLLSCNTQKTLLPKFEFLRSKGASSLDVIHVVTACPNFLRRSLKSHIIPTYEFVRGFLQTLFTEKQIIDFLIQNPFLLYDGRVAPNVKLLLDSGVTHSEMVKLLQRWPRVLYSGNLSKAVQELKQVGFDASLSTFSVALLAKRTVNESKWDEKIDTYKRWGWSQEQVLLAFRRHPFCMLASRDKINAVMSFWVEQAGFNSVDLVKTPGIISLSLRKRIAPRACVLQFLISKGLVRNGASLTVPFVLTEKLFLDKYVKRFKEDSSHLLKLYTENTILGNDNDNTCR